The genomic segment GAATCAAATGGCGAGAGACCCACAGAAATGGAAATTGAGCAAATGACCGCACCAAGTCACACAGCTAAGGATTCCACGGTGGAAAACAGATGTATCGTGGGTGTAAAGCAGGAAGAAAACAATTGTCGCAATCTGCATAACACCACAAATGCGACAGAAACTGATTTTGACAGAACAGCTAATTTGCTCAATGATAAATTTTGCAAAGTCTCTTTGGCGGAAAATGAGCACAGGAAGGTGAATAAGAAAATGCCAAAGGATCCAATCGGCGATGTGAAATTCAATCCCTTTCAGACTTTGCACTGCCcggtgaagaaagcacttcattATGTTGATGTCCTTCAGCATCGAGCAATGAATCCTGTGGTAAAAAAAGCACATTTTAAAACTAACCAGTAAGTATCACTTTGAGTTTGGAGAATGCCACATGGTTACctttgaattttaaatatttagttCTTAAAATCTTAATACAGcatttaatttcaaaatattctatacaaaaaaaattatgcaaTTATGTGCCTGGGATGCAGACCTGAAAGAGGATGCCTACACTACCATTGTGCCTGTACTGGAAAAACAAGCAGTGCTTGTCCTCTTGTGTGGATGTGAGAGCAGATTTCATTCTGCAGAATTAGAAGTGGCAATGATGGTGGTCGGGAAGATCGTTCCCAGGTGGAGCCAGCGGTCGGAAAGATCATTCCCGAGCCTGCTCCAATTTTTGGGAATGCGAGAAGCTGCACAGTGCTTTACCTCATCGGTGATTCTTGGGAAGTCATCTGTTTCTCCCTCTTCCTTGGCAGTCTCCTCAAAGCTAACCATTTTGGAGTCTTGAAGTTGACTGCAATTTGGGTGATCCAATGAAAGTACCTGgtgtctggcacctatggggatgtgTATTTTCTCGTTgcttacaatacctaactaatatacctccatgaagaataaacagtttaaaagtcagAAATacgatactgtacttacactgaacaaacttcacttgcatgaatatataaatcttaaaggcattttactttattttcagtcacactctttgaaaacatttaaaccatcgctgcatctgcagaggCTCTTTCCTCTGCACGGAGCCACTGGAAAGACGAACAATAGCATTAATTagccccccccaacttcccccGAGTTTACAtctaaagcctctgaccagaatgacttaagcagggataaggagatactttaagagagtcacatcaaccagctcttcgtcCCGGGTGACGCCATTTTACTCAAAtggaactttattcaaacagctggtaCGAGCAAATcccgaccaaggccctctgctggctgggtatttgctcccatctttaccaaagTTTTATaatttgcttcagagaacatttacaacttTAAACTtgagtattttttacctattatttttaaatttattttccttgatcttTTTTGCTTGTGGCTGAATTCTGGATATGAGGTGTTTCACTGTATTTGTTTTCCATCTTAGTTTGAGCATAAATCTTTTAAAGTTACTTATAGCTGTCAGGAGTGATCGCATCCTATGGTTAGATGTTTCATAGGTTTTTAGCAGTCATTCAATGATTGGATATGTCCATTTTGATTACCTAAATCTTCACAGTGATATAGTTTACTTGATCACATGGTGCAGTAAATAATGACGTGGTTGCAGTTTCACTGCTTAGAATTAACAATGAATGTGAAATTCATGTTTATGTActcctctgccagtgctgttcaTGAGGTCATAGAGCTCATATGAATTACTCTGACATCTTTCGGCTGTGATCTGTAAAATGTTGTGCAAATGTTGATTTTTATGGGTTCGATGGACTTTCATTGTAAATGTTTACTTTGTTTTACATCAGGCCAATATCTGAATCCCCTGGTTCATCTCCAGATCAATCGCCTGGCAGATCTGAGCAGAAACTTTCTTTTGTGGAACGTAGACGGAGAAACCAGAAGCACCTCGATGAGATCACGGCTGCTAGACTTCCCCCACTTTACCATTCCCCTGCTCAACTACTGTCTGTGGAGGAATCTTCACAGTTACAAATTGGACAGAGGCAAAAGTATGAGGTGAGAGTTGTGAGCAGAATGTATAATAACCTTCAAGATATTTCTACAAATTATCGTCAACTTTTGTATAGTGTTTTTGTATCCCCAGTCTTAAGGTACTGGTTCTGAAATGATGTAAATATCTTTTGTGTGCTTAAAAAATGACTAGGGTAGAGGATAATCCTGCTCATGAAACACATGCAGCTTACATGGGACTAAATAATGAAAAGCTGAACTCTTACTTTCATTACTTCATTGAAGGCAGAACAAATTGTCTCTGATAGATCTCTTAATCTGCATTCATGgaaataaaatttgttttaataATTCACAAATGTAATTCTTGTTCATGTTTTGAGACTGGATGTGTGGAATCTGTTTAGTTTCACACTCTAGTGGAGTGGCTCtcatccttcccctccccctcataccacctgaagtaatccctcgCTAACCACAAAgcatctatgccataggtgctcagtggttagtaagggattatctaAGGTGgtatgaggggggaggggaaggatgaGAGCCACTGCACTAGTGAAAGGAATAGTGATCCGAACACTGAATGTTGTAATGGAACTTACTTCTACCAACTTCCAGTTACCAGTATTCAGTAGGCCTATGTTGCCATGTAAATATTTGCTTCACATGTAGTGCAACCTGCAAGAATTCCACTTCTGTAATTGACAGAAGCTGTGCAATGTTTTGCTTTGATCttcaaattaatacatattttGTTTTACAGTCCATACAGGCCAAGCTAGCTGCAGAGAAACTATCTGAAAAAATGAACATTAAAATGGTGAACTTGGATCTGGGACATGAAGTTGCTACAGCATATCAAGGATATAGAGATCAAGGACATAGCAGTTCTTCAGAAGATGATTATTAAACTTGACAGTAAGGGAAGACTGAGAGTTGTGTTTTGTTCCTAGCTTATTTCCTCTGTCAAGATAACAGCTCTATGCAAATGCTCATATTGTAGCATTAATTATTGTTATAATGCCTATTGTTACTGATGCAAGAACTGGctctttattttaatattttaaataaatttccaATTGTGTTCAATTTGGACATTAGCTTCTTGCATCAtaaagtaaaagttccattattgtcacataatgctacatttagaatgtaacctgCATGTAATTCCctcaggcagacagagagtcgccacttggtCCAGcaccctccaagtactgaccaggcctgagcctgcttagcttcccagATTTTCAGGCTATTAAGTGCTGGCATGCTCATCTTGGCAGAACTGTCAAAACCTTTTAGATTTTGCAATAGGctaaagttataaatacattgactttaaaaaaaattcttttaatATTAAAATGTGAAGGAAGTTGTGAAATTTGGGACAACTATTTCTATCACTGAACATTGATACTAAATTTTAACAGAAGTACTTTGAGATTTAATTTTGTAAGAAGGACCTAGTAGGTGGATTTACTAACAATTTTGAATTGATTTTACATTTATGTAATGTAGCCAAAATTGGCTACAAAAAATCTCAGACTTTAAACACCTTTATGTTCAGAGCTTGTACCCTTGATTATTTATGTTCATTTTAAGAACATCATGCAGAAAATAACCATTCTTTCCTTCCAAAACACTCGCACACAAACCCACTGTGAATTAATCTCGGAGAGTTTCTATTTAATTGTGGGTACAGGGGGAATAATTTTCACCTAAATCAGTAATTGCAGCCAATGCAGGAACTATCCAATTACCTTATGATAACAATTCAATCATTTATAGTTGTTTGCAGCTGCCACATTTATATTACTTCAGGAGTCAGTTGATGTCCTAGTCTGGACATTGTGTGATCACAGCAGCAGCATATTTTGTTTTTGTCATGTTTAGAACGACTCCGTTAAGAGGGTACTGCTGGGAGTGGAGAAAATCAGAGGAAGGAGCCCCTTTAAGTAGGAGACTGGTAATTTCTGTAACCTGTAGCAGGATTCGAACTGCCTCCACCAAAGGTCTGCAACTTTGCCATGTTGTCAACGTGCCACTCTGGAGGGAATGACGGTGCATTCAGGTGGTGGCTCCCTCAAAGTCCAGTATCAcaattttccattcaatttactaTCCACAGAAGGACCCATgagcggcatggttagcacaacgtctttatggcgccagccatcaggactgaggttcgaatcccgtgctgactgtaaggagtttgtacgttctccctgtgtctccggtttcgtcccacccttcaaaacttaccaggagtgaaagttaattgggtgtaaattgggtggcatggacttgtgggctgaaatggcctgttaccgtgctgtatgtctgaatttaaaatttatgttttaaaattgaaGTGCAATGAGTTACCATAATAGAGTTGGCTCTGTTCACCTTTATCTTTTCATTTCAAGATTATTCTGTACAGAATTCTTCTTTCCCTGTGCCATTAATTAGGAACAAGAAATTCAGTTGAATGGAATGGTTTATTATGATATAGCGTTGTCGTCAATGAAAATGGATGTGGGAGaagggagaaggccattcagcccatgccaTCATCAATGTAGTCATGGCTGATCACAGGTCCTCGGTACCTGTTCCTTTTGTTTCCAACTCACATCCAACTCCCTGTTCAATCCCTGTAATTAACTGGCCTCAACTGTGCACAGGAGTTCCTCAGAGTCACAAATTGCATAAGATTATCACAATCCAAACTATTAGATCCAAATGACACGGTTATTTTGTAGTGTTAAGATTAATGTTAACATTTATTATTGTAGTGCTCAGCTTGTTGATGTAAAGTGTCTCATACTTATTTTAGTGAGGCTGATGCATTTTTACAAGGCTGCAGAGGAAAATTATTCACTGAAAATATTGAACTAAAAGATATTCATTGTGAAGAAAGAGAACATCCCAACCAGTGagtgcaaatttaaaaataaatggtgttgggaatctgaagcagaaaatgctggataccctcagcaggtcaggtcttatctgtggaaagagacctGTTGATAGGATGAGAACTTGCTGCAATGTTCTGTTATTATATAATCCGAATTGGTTCCTTTTTCACCTTTGGAATTGTGTAAAGCATGCTGATTGGAAAGGACTTGGTCAAAAGGATCTGTTTTGAGAGGATAAAATCCCAGCAAGCTCATATACTATGTCAAGAATTTTTTATTTGCTTATTTGATACTAGGAAGGAAATGGAGACTTGGGTTCTTGAGGGAGGATTAAAAAGTGGAGACCTCAaatccctttggttttccccatGGAACACAGGATAGATGTTCCTTTCGTGGATGCATGTATATATTTCACAGCCAGCTACATAATGAGAAATATTGTGGTCCGTTTACGTTGGGATTTTGGGACTTTAAAGGTGAGAAGGTAATATGCATGTCGTGGATTTTATTTCTATGTTCTGGTGCCCATTAAGAGATATGTGACAAGCTGAGCCTTGAGTAGCCCTCACCCTTAGATGCTTGTAGCCTGGGATTTCTGAAGACTGTTCCTATGGGCTTCTTGATGCTTGCAAAGCTGAGAATGGAGTTGACACTGTGGAGGGCAGCAGTCCTTGCAGTTTGGAAGCGTTTCTTGGTTATGAAGAGAGAAATCCATGGGTTATTAGTCAGATCCAAATGAGAGCTCCCAGTGTGGTTCACTTGTTCCTTCCATTATTCTATACAGAGGTTGCTAAACTCTTTATATTCTATCTTGGAGACTCCAACCATTAGCATCAATCTCTAATTTCAGTTAACCCCCTTCCctggtctctctctctgttcctcatCCTCTATCTCCTTCCTTCTAGCTCTCCatgcccttcccttccttctcagtGCTACTTGTTGACTTCTTCCtcctattttaaaaaattttagacatacagcacagtaacaggccatttcatcgaACAAATCTGCGCCAccctatttacacccaattaacctacagaccccagaacattttgaagagtgggaggcaaccggagccccagagaaaaccgacgcagacatggggagaacgtcctCCTTTCTACCTCCTCTCAATTCTACCTCCTCTCAATTCTACCTCCTCTCAATTCTACCTCCTCTCAATTCTACCTCCTCTCAATTCTACCTCCTCTCAATTCTGCCTCCCCTCAATTCTGCCTCCCCTCAATTCTGCCTCCCCTCAATTCTACCTCCCCTCAATTCTACCTCCCCTCAATTCTACCTCCCCTCCTTTCCTTTCCTCGTCAACCCCCCCCACCGTTTTAATTTTGACCCATTTTCCCAGATTCctgatggagggctcaagcccaaaacgttgattgtTGCAAGGTACCAGGACACTGAAGGTGAGTTAATGTCTCTAATGTTCCTTTATTTAACCAGGGATAAGCCAGAGATTCTAGTGTCAATGATCAGGACATTATTGGAGCAAATTCTAAGGGAtaggatttatttttatttgaaaacATAAGGATTGATTCGGTTGGGTCGATGTGTGGGTAAATCCTGCTCACACATTTGATCGAATTTTGAGGAGGTAAGCCAAGAAGATTGAAATCAGGGTGGTGgacgttgtctacatggacttcactaAGGTATGTGACAAAGTGGTAGGCAAAATGTTAAGGCATGGCATCCAAGGTGATCTGGCTAATTGGATCCAAATTTGGCTTGGCAGCAAGATTCAGAGGGTAGTGGTAGAAATCTTAGCtaaccacagaaaatgctggaaatccttctcttatagatgctgcatgacctgctagtTTCTCTAGCACGTTGTAATTGACAACAAATACTTGGTGCTGTTAGCATAGTTCTATTGACCTTTGATTTGCAACATGGTGAAAAATTGAGCAAAATTGAATTCTTACACATTTAAACCAGAGTTAAAACAGTAAATcttaattctaatatttttaaGGTGATGTAATTTGAGTTCTCGCAGTCAATAATCATATTGTATTGCAGACTAAGTCCTATCGAGGGAGGTGCGTCACAAAGTCTGGGATGTGTTTCACTGCATCTTGGAAACCTTTCCCTTCTGTTTTCACCAAGATTCCAGGGAAAGTTTATACAGAATGTAACTTGCTTTGACAGATATATCCCTGATGCAATAATAGGAATTGTTTTGATGTTTCAAAAATGTTTTCATAAAATAGAAATTATTCTTTGCAATCTATGTTGGTTCGCCAACATGAAATCCCATCTGTGCATGCGCAGCCATTACATCCGTTGACTTGCAAAGAGCAGCACAGATTTTTGGTGTGGGAGGAAAAGCGTGGAATCCGTGGGGAATCGCAGTTGAGTGATCCCAAAAAAAGAGCTAAATTAGTGGCCCCGCAGGTGCACAGCCCTGAGGGAGATCGCAGTAGTGGTGTGATCCACAAAATGAAATCAAGCCCCCAAATGAGCcctctggagaaggaggggagcaGAAAAATTTCCGGGACTGCCGGTGGGAGGTTCCTGGATCCTGATGAGGGAAAGTCCCAATGTAGCCCTTTGGAGGCGGAGGTGTACCGGAAAAGGTCCGGGACAACTGGCGGGAGGTTCCTGGGTCCCGATGAGGGGCTGGGGCAGAGGCAGGGCGACAAGGGCCTGAGGAAGAAGAGCCCCTGTAGTGATTCGTTAGCGCCAAAAATCTAGCAGGCCTGTTGGGGTGCAGTGTCCCAGCTGAGGAGCAGCAAGGCTGTTCTACCTCCGTTAGAGGTGGGATCAGGCAGCAGTAGCCTACCTTTTTTGAAGGTGGAGCCCGAGGGTGGCTGCACTGACCTAGCTTTGTTTGAAGTTGGGGTTTGCAAATGATAGCAGCGATGCCGACCGACCTCTGCTGGGGGTGAGATCAGGCGACAGAGCTCTACCCTCGCTTAAGACGGGATCCAAGTCTGGCTGCATCAAACTGGCTTCCTGGAAGCCTGGCCCTCAAAAAAGCAAGCAGTGATGCCATTATTGCCACTGCATGAGGTGAGCTGCATGAGACGATAGAACCTCAGTATATCGAGTGGCAGCGAGGGGAAGTAACCTGCACAAGAGTAGGTAGGACCTGAGCCAAATTTAACGTGGCATGTAGCGAAGCCGCCTGTTCGACGGGCGAGAATAACCAGAAAAAGCCCGAGGCATCGGGCACCTGCCCGATTAGGACCTGAGAGCAAGGCCTGCCAGAGAGCAGAGGCCTCGACCAGTGACAAAATTGTAAGTCATctggacaaattggaggaactggtgATGGCCATGGTGAATAAATTTCCAGCACCAATCAGAGCAGGGGGAAGGACGTTAATGATTGACGACGATGAAGGGCTGGTAATAGAGGCCGAGTCACCCAAATCCCCACACACTGCTCAGGACAGCCAGGAGGAGAATATACCGGTGATTACTGCAAAGTTTGCAGTCCCGAAGGGTATCGGCCAGCTACTGGAGGATGATATTGCAGGGTCTATAACATGTATGGTGATGAATGCTTTTTAGGAGAGGGTACTCGAAGAATCCGCCAAGAAGTACCCCTGCCCTGTTAACTGGCCTCTGTAAGGTAAACCCCACGATATGGGACAATTTGAAGGTCTCCTCAAGGCCAAAAGACATAAAGTTGCAAAGACTACAGGGGTCActggttaaaggtatcactgcATTCGCACAAACGCTCTCACACAATTTGTCGGAGACCCAACAAGATGCTCCGGGGCTGTTACCCCATGCAAACTATGAACtgaatgccttcaggaaggagctgTGATCAAGCCCGACCTAAATGTAAGATGTGCTAATTTGTTCAGACCATCCTGTAACGATGGTCAGAGGTTTGAGACCACAGGCAAGAGAACCTGTGATGTTTCACCCTCATCGCAGGTATGGGGGGGAATTTAAGTGAGTTATCCGAGGCGTTTTCCCACTCCAAACGGCAACAGCTAGCAGGTCTTTTTTAGGGAACGCCCTCCGTGGAGACAGCAGCAGCAGAATTTTCCCACTCAAAGTGCTTCGCAGAGATGGGCCTATAATGGACGAGGTGGGTCGAGGAAGTGAATGCTGCGCATTTACAGTTGAGGACTCTTGATGGTTACAAGGCTTTAATGGTTGGCAATCAATTAATGCTATTCTATGATAGCTGGCATCATATTACCACTGATGCTTCTATTCGGCAGATGGTGAAGGGGTATAAAATCAAATTTGACCCACAGAAATCCCCTCTGATAAGGAGGAAGGGTCTGTATACATCTATGCACAGACCGCAACTGACAGAGGCTGTACATGCGAGATCATGGCATTAAATAGGAAATATTTTATTGAATGTTGTAACCGTGAAAAGCAAGAGTTTGTATCGAACATCTTCAGGCGACCCAAAAGAAGTGGTGGCAGTGGAGTGACACTGGATCTATCGGATCTTAACGAATGTCTTGTACGagcattttaaaatggataacgTATATtttatgatgctgctgttacataaGGGTTATTACATGGCCTCATTAGATTTGCAAGACATTATTCAGTCATGAGTTGTCCACAGCACAGGAAGTTCTTAAAATCTTCCTGAAAGGCAGAGCTATGGCGGCTTTGTCGAATGGGCTGAGCTCAGCTCCCAGGGCATTTATCAGGTTACTGAAGCCGCTGCTTGCCAAGCTCAGGAAAGTTGGGCACATGGTAATGGGTCACTTAGATGATACTCTTATCATGGGCAGATCGCTCGAAGAAACAAAAAGAGCAGTAGCAGCCACCTTGAGGTTATTAAGCCTTGTGGGGTTTCTTACACATCCCGAGAAATCAGTGTTGGTGCCTACCAAGAGGTTAAAATTCCTTGGCTTCATTATTAATACAGAAGACATGAGACTTGCCTTGCCAGAGGATAAAGTGGCAGAGATTAGGACAGCCTGCAGAGGGCTCATCCCTCCATAAGAAAGGTGGCCAGATTGATTGGGAAGCAAGTGGTGGCTTTTCCAGCGGTACAACATGAGCCGCTATATTATAGGTtcctggaaagggacaaaatatCTGCTCTTAAGGCAGCCAGGAGACACTTTGACAAGCCCATGAGGCTAACTAGTGAGGCCAGATCCAACCAGGTATGGTGGATCGACCATTTCTTGCTGGCTAAGGCGAGGATCGAGCTCAGAAAGGTGGACCTGGAGATCAGATCAGACGCTAGTGGTGAAGGTTGGTGATACACGAATCTAAAGGTCTCTACTGGGGGCGGATGGACGGACATTGAGCTCAAGGAGGCCTCTAAATCAGGcattaattatttggaaatgctaGCGGGGTTTCTAGCACTAAAGTCTTTCTGTGCGAGAGAAGCTGATATTCATGTACTGCTGAGGTTAGATAACACTTCAGCTTTGGCCTACCTCAATAATATGGGAGGTCTCAAATCTGCCTCCTGTAACAAGTTAGCCATTGAGACTTGGCACTGGTGTATTCAGAGGAGCATTTGGGTTACTGCTGCCTGCCTGCCGGGTCGAATCAACGTTCAGGTGGACCTGATGACCAGGAAATTCAATGATAGCACTGAGTGGACTCTGGATAAGAAATACTTTAAATTGCTAGCAGACACCTTTGGCATGAAGAGGGATCGATTTGTTTGTATCCAGGCTTAATGCCCAGGTTCCGAGGTTCGTGTCCTGGCTGCCGGATCCCCAAGTGAAGGCCATTGACGCCTTTAATCTAGACTTTTATGCGTTTTTCCCCCTTTGGCCTTGGTGCCGAAG from the Narcine bancroftii isolate sNarBan1 chromosome 14, sNarBan1.hap1, whole genome shotgun sequence genome contains:
- the polr2m gene encoding protein GRINL1A isoform X2, whose amino-acid sequence is MSSGPWDRQGSVGDLHSRPKAELLELLRRQVKMQTNSKLVRSLPDKGKRIDEFVQKLKAAIAYQEKVEQTAELLSGVKLELQAKQVEMTSDKGDTLTREGVTSTPTAGQVVTNRLLWNEAEKDQYALPKIDEGDAKEGNSRECIEDQESNGERPTEMEIEQMTAPSHTAKDSTVENRCIVGVKQEENNCRNLHNTTNATETDFDRTANLLNDKFCKVSLAENEHRKVNKKMPKDPIGDVKFNPFQTLHCPVKKALHYVDVLQHRAMNPVVKKAHFKTNQPISESPGSSPDQSPGRSEQKLSFVERRRRNQKHLDEITAARLPPLYHSPAQLLSVEESSQLQIGQRQKYESIQAKLAAEKLSEKMNIKMVNLDLGHEVATAYQGYRDQGHSSSSEDDY
- the polr2m gene encoding protein GRINL1A isoform X1 — translated: MSSGPWDRQGSVGDLHSRPKAELLELLRRQVKMQTNSHTGTQDALMVKTVETELMFPVEGREERASIRRKLVRSLPDKGKRIDEFVQKLKAAIAYQEKVEQTAELLSGVKLELQAKQVEMTSDKGDTLTREGVTSTPTAGQVVTNRLLWNEAEKDQYALPKIDEGDAKEGNSRECIEDQESNGERPTEMEIEQMTAPSHTAKDSTVENRCIVGVKQEENNCRNLHNTTNATETDFDRTANLLNDKFCKVSLAENEHRKVNKKMPKDPIGDVKFNPFQTLHCPVKKALHYVDVLQHRAMNPVVKKAHFKTNQPISESPGSSPDQSPGRSEQKLSFVERRRRNQKHLDEITAARLPPLYHSPAQLLSVEESSQLQIGQRQKYESIQAKLAAEKLSEKMNIKMVNLDLGHEVATAYQGYRDQGHSSSSEDDY